In the Candidatus Electrothrix sp. GW3-4 genome, one interval contains:
- a CDS encoding LysR substrate-binding domain-containing protein: MAITLRQFQIFIAVAETKQVTRASKKLFLTQSAVSMALAELENQLGGPLFDRHGRSLLLNDRGRYLLPMAKKITYQVHNIEALLSEKKEVIAGSLEVIASSTIGNYVLPYPIALFMRMHPEAHINMMVANTKQAERLVAQGVMDLGFVEGGITDEAVRMTPWFEDELRIIISASHPLAEQDLFSLPDDLVKTAWVLREDGSGTAEIFKNKLGEHAALLNVVTRIGHTEAIKKAVEAGVGAACLSELTICREEEYGWLKGLSIKDINMRRQLSVIQHKDKTTTRLMGEFLQFCIMMAKYGLGRECLSSPKKLGELLNTPHPSPLGRDNKT, from the coding sequence ATGGCTATCACGCTCAGACAATTTCAAATTTTTATAGCTGTCGCAGAGACCAAACAGGTCACCAGGGCCAGTAAAAAACTCTTTCTCACTCAGTCTGCGGTCAGCATGGCCCTTGCTGAACTAGAAAATCAGTTGGGCGGCCCGCTTTTTGATCGCCATGGCCGCAGCCTTCTCTTGAATGACCGGGGCCGCTATCTGCTGCCCATGGCCAAGAAGATCACCTATCAGGTTCACAATATCGAAGCCCTGCTGAGTGAAAAAAAAGAAGTGATCGCTGGATCACTGGAGGTCATTGCCAGCTCGACCATCGGGAATTACGTCCTGCCCTACCCCATTGCCCTTTTTATGCGGATGCACCCTGAGGCGCATATCAATATGATGGTGGCAAATACGAAACAGGCAGAACGACTGGTGGCACAGGGGGTCATGGATCTCGGCTTTGTCGAGGGAGGGATTACCGACGAGGCGGTTCGGATGACGCCCTGGTTCGAAGATGAACTACGAATTATTATCAGCGCCTCCCATCCCCTTGCTGAGCAGGACCTGTTTTCTCTCCCCGATGACCTGGTCAAAACAGCCTGGGTCCTCCGGGAAGACGGCTCCGGCACCGCAGAAATCTTCAAAAATAAGCTGGGAGAACATGCTGCGCTGCTCAATGTCGTCACCCGGATCGGGCACACAGAAGCCATTAAGAAAGCAGTGGAAGCGGGCGTGGGAGCGGCCTGCCTTTCTGAACTGACCATCTGCCGTGAAGAGGAATATGGCTGGCTGAAAGGCCTGTCCATCAAAGACATCAACATGCGACGACAACTCTCAGTGATTCAGCATAAGGACAAAACCACAACCCGGCTCATGGGTGAATTCTTACAATTCTGCATAATGATGGCCAAATACGGTCTAGGGCGCGAATGTCTCTCATCACCGAAAAAATTGGGCGAATTACTGAATACCCCCCATCCCTCCCCTCTGGGGAGGGACAACAAAACATGA
- a CDS encoding response regulator: protein MNHRKKDIILIVDDQPINLKILLSFLQEQDFELRILQSGVQALALLQETLPDIILLDVMMPELDGFETCRRIKADERLVDIPVIFMTALDTVEDKVTGFKAGGVDYITKPFQQTEVLVRINTHINLRKKALKLKETQGELLHQKNKLEALINSIPDPIYIKDVENTYIGCNRAFEEIAGKKEQEIIGKEDSAVFFPEVAASFRAKDQEMLSFGDAQRTEELIVDPQGKSLFFDIRKTPYVGPEGNLLGLIGICRNINELKQAQQAAEEERERLSVTLQSIGDGVITTDVHGTTVFINRAAEQLTGWENAYAAGRPSGEIFRIFDGKTGEKNLGPVERVLQAGKRGALSRDAVLIRRDGVKVSIADSGAPIRDRENQVIGVVIIFRDITQEKKMEQERVKIRKLESVGILAGGIAHDFNNLLSAILGNIELASSGVTGDSKISSLLANAQKATERATKLTYQLLTFSKGGEPIKEKTSLPDLVSESANFVLHGSLVSCEFSFADDLWMIHADSGQLSQVVQNIILNAKDAMPNGGKIRVKCSNVQDLASGLLLRRHKGNYVRITIQDTGVGIPQDILESIFDPYFTTKKEGNGLGLAICHSIIKKHDGHITVHSEPQQGTIFSIYLPALSASDRRADEPQVQEKAVSSTTIMVMDDDAMLRTLAQSQLSVLGHDAVLVQDGAEAIRIYQEMLESDNPIDLVILDLTIPGGMGGKDTAQKLLQLNSEAKLIVASGYSNDPVMAEYSEYGFRAAVAKPFTLKELRKAIAAAH, encoded by the coding sequence ATGAACCATCGGAAAAAAGATATCATCCTGATCGTCGACGATCAGCCCATTAATCTTAAGATTCTCCTCTCTTTCTTGCAGGAGCAAGATTTTGAGCTCCGTATATTGCAGAGCGGTGTTCAGGCCCTTGCTCTGCTGCAGGAAACTCTCCCGGATATTATCCTGCTTGATGTGATGATGCCGGAATTGGATGGTTTTGAGACCTGTCGCAGGATTAAGGCCGATGAGCGGCTTGTCGATATTCCGGTTATTTTCATGACCGCCCTTGATACGGTGGAAGATAAGGTGACCGGTTTTAAAGCCGGTGGGGTTGATTACATTACAAAGCCCTTTCAGCAAACAGAGGTCTTGGTTCGCATCAATACGCATATCAATCTGCGTAAAAAGGCATTAAAACTCAAGGAAACCCAAGGGGAGCTGCTGCATCAGAAAAACAAACTTGAGGCCCTGATTAATTCAATTCCAGATCCTATCTATATTAAAGATGTGGAGAATACATACATTGGCTGTAATCGCGCATTTGAGGAGATAGCTGGAAAGAAGGAACAGGAGATTATTGGAAAAGAAGATTCTGCTGTGTTTTTTCCAGAAGTTGCTGCTTCTTTTCGAGCAAAGGATCAGGAGATGCTCTCCTTTGGGGATGCCCAACGGACCGAGGAGCTGATTGTCGATCCTCAAGGGAAAAGTCTGTTTTTTGATATTCGGAAAACACCCTATGTCGGACCTGAGGGGAACTTACTTGGGCTCATCGGGATTTGTCGTAATATTAACGAGCTCAAGCAGGCGCAGCAGGCAGCAGAAGAGGAGAGGGAGCGACTCAGTGTGACCTTACAGTCCATTGGTGATGGGGTTATCACCACTGATGTACATGGGACGACTGTGTTTATTAATAGGGCCGCAGAACAGCTGACAGGCTGGGAAAACGCCTATGCTGCTGGCCGTCCTTCTGGGGAGATATTTAGAATTTTTGATGGAAAAACAGGTGAAAAAAATTTAGGTCCCGTTGAGAGGGTCTTGCAGGCCGGGAAGCGGGGCGCCCTGTCCCGAGATGCGGTCCTGATCCGCAGGGATGGGGTAAAGGTAAGTATTGCTGATAGCGGTGCCCCTATCCGGGACCGGGAAAATCAGGTTATCGGGGTGGTAATTATTTTTCGGGATATTACGCAGGAAAAAAAGATGGAGCAGGAGCGCGTTAAAATTCGAAAGTTGGAATCTGTTGGAATACTTGCTGGTGGAATCGCTCATGATTTTAACAATCTACTTTCTGCTATCCTCGGTAACATTGAACTCGCCTCTTCCGGGGTCACAGGGGATAGTAAGATATCTTCTCTGCTTGCCAATGCGCAGAAGGCGACAGAGAGAGCAACAAAACTGACCTATCAGCTACTGACCTTTTCTAAAGGTGGTGAGCCGATTAAAGAGAAGACCTCTCTGCCTGATCTGGTCAGTGAGTCTGCAAATTTTGTTCTGCACGGTTCCTTGGTATCATGTGAATTTTCCTTTGCCGATGATCTCTGGATGATCCACGCAGACAGCGGGCAGCTGAGTCAGGTTGTTCAGAATATTATTTTGAATGCCAAAGACGCCATGCCCAATGGTGGCAAGATAAGGGTGAAATGCAGTAATGTTCAAGATCTGGCCTCAGGCCTCTTGCTGCGTCGACATAAGGGGAATTATGTTCGGATTACGATACAGGATACCGGGGTTGGTATTCCCCAGGATATTCTAGAGAGTATCTTTGACCCGTATTTTACCACGAAAAAAGAGGGTAATGGGCTGGGGCTGGCTATCTGTCATTCCATCATTAAAAAACACGATGGGCATATTACCGTTCATTCAGAACCCCAACAGGGCACAATCTTTTCTATCTACCTCCCTGCCCTGTCTGCGAGTGACAGGCGTGCTGATGAACCGCAGGTCCAGGAAAAGGCTGTTTCCTCGACAACGATTATGGTCATGGATGATGATGCTATGCTGCGTACGCTGGCACAGTCCCAGCTGAGTGTGTTAGGGCATGATGCGGTCCTTGTTCAGGACGGGGCTGAGGCCATTCGCATCTATCAGGAGATGCTGGAAAGTGATAATCCGATTGATCTTGTTATTCTTGATCTGACTATTCCAGGGGGCATGGGAGGGAAGGATACCGCGCAAAAATTGCTTCAGTTGAACTCGGAGGCGAAACTCATTGTTGCCAGTGGTTATTCCAATGATCCGGTCATGGCAGAATACAGTGAATATGGCTTTCGGGCTGCGGTGGCCAAACCTTTTACCTTGAAAGAATTGCGCAAGGCCATTGCTGCGGCCCATTAA
- a CDS encoding DUF1566 domain-containing protein, with product MKTTDSSSRKKTIATILLILCSLGGVPTLLPFGPASSAAAGTGTGALPAVYMLLLNKTIEETPLTYPIVDTGVTDFYSNNAIISAPAEGEIFYGQDGHYNGNQPTYTDNGDGTVSDKVTGLMWQQDMGEQLTWSEANALADNSELAGYTDWRLPTIKELYSLILFTGANGDGVNEETYTLYLDNEYFLQPFGDTSNGQRLIDAQTWSGTEYVGTTMNGDATVFGVNFIDGRIKGYPKYEPGTQQERKAYFRLVRGNTEYGKNSFIDNGDGTISDLATGLMWQQADEGLALDWQDALAYAEDLEVAGYTDWRLPNAKELQSIVDYTRSPQTTASPAIDPLFSTTEISDPDGNSQYPYFWTGTNHQDGINHYDSAVYIAFGEAQGMMNGILLDVHGAGAQRSDPKTGDPNNYPQYFGPQGDLRYVFNYVRCVRSIE from the coding sequence ATGAAAACAACAGATTCCTCTTCACGAAAAAAAACCATCGCGACCATCCTGCTGATCCTTTGCAGCCTTGGAGGCGTGCCTACCTTGCTCCCGTTCGGTCCGGCAAGCAGCGCAGCAGCAGGGACCGGCACCGGCGCCCTACCAGCCGTCTACATGCTCCTCCTCAATAAAACAATAGAGGAAACACCCCTCACCTACCCCATCGTTGACACCGGCGTGACCGACTTCTATAGCAACAACGCCATCATCTCAGCACCAGCCGAGGGCGAAATCTTCTACGGTCAGGATGGGCACTACAACGGCAATCAGCCTACCTACACCGATAATGGCGACGGCACAGTGAGCGATAAGGTGACCGGTCTGATGTGGCAACAGGATATGGGCGAACAGCTGACCTGGTCAGAGGCCAATGCCCTGGCTGACAACTCGGAGCTGGCTGGTTATACCGACTGGCGGCTCCCCACCATCAAGGAGCTCTACTCCCTGATCCTCTTTACCGGCGCCAATGGAGATGGCGTAAATGAAGAGACCTATACCCTCTACCTGGATAACGAATACTTTCTCCAGCCCTTTGGCGATACCAGCAACGGCCAGCGCCTGATTGATGCCCAGACCTGGTCTGGAACCGAATATGTCGGCACCACCATGAACGGCGATGCCACGGTGTTTGGGGTGAATTTTATCGACGGCAGGATCAAGGGATATCCCAAGTACGAACCAGGAACCCAGCAGGAACGAAAGGCCTATTTTCGCCTGGTCAGGGGCAATACCGAGTATGGGAAGAACAGCTTTATTGATAATGGAGACGGGACCATCTCCGATCTGGCAACCGGTCTGATGTGGCAGCAGGCGGATGAGGGGCTTGCCCTGGATTGGCAGGATGCCCTGGCATATGCGGAGGATCTGGAGGTCGCTGGCTATACAGATTGGCGCCTGCCCAATGCCAAGGAGCTACAGAGCATTGTTGACTATACCCGCTCGCCCCAGACCACGGCGTCACCAGCCATTGATCCGCTCTTTTCCACCACCGAGATCAGCGACCCTGACGGTAATTCGCAGTATCCCTATTTCTGGACAGGGACCAACCATCAGGACGGGATCAATCACTATGACAGCGCGGTCTACATTGCCTTTGGCGAGGCCCAGGGGATGATGAACGGGATACTCCTGGATGTGCATGGGGCAGGGGCCCAACGCAGTGACCCGAAAACAGGGGACCCTAACAACTACCCGCAATACTTCGGGCCCCAGGGGGATCTGCGTTATGTCTTCAACTATGTCCGTTGCGTGCGCAGCATAGAGTAA
- a CDS encoding cytochrome c biogenesis protein CcdA produces MQVASFDRLFVSAQERFATTLALLLVTRENQRESPAVLPGFKNSIYSVTMLDSKKIFSSLLLALVLLFMPGRDCRSVAKASSTEKAVEVRATWSVTATHPGDQAILAVVLQVKKGFHINADERQIIPVEDLKLFPTKVTVTGAGKGLKIEAPIYPAAVSLKVPYLADQVMSFQGETVVYLPVRLEETTPAGEQAGLSLQVQYQPCSEEYCLLPEKRDIETSISVVTADTVVEKINQELFAGYEPGLVPEVSEEISFGMFGWDFSVDSSSFGGVVLLLIIAAFGGMLLNFTPCVLPLIPIKIISLSYAAKNRRQCILLGVFMSLGVLVFWLGLGALIALVSGFSATNQLFQYPLFTITVGLIIAIMAGGMFDFFSLQLPSFVYMIHPEQDTLKGSFGLGILAAVLSTPCTAPFMGAAAAWAATQPPSSTLAVFASIGIGMALPYFLLSVSPHLVSKMPKTGPASVLVKQVMGLFMLAAAAYFVGIGVEVLLSSPADPPGKLYWWPVMFFGFCAGGWTAWRTWQIAAERKMKSFFAGIGVLIMLASVFGACRLTRTGPIDWISYTPQRLELAQEGRKTVVMLFTAEWCLNCKVLEKGVLNTPRIIGLLSDERVLPMKVDITGNNPEGKAKLKEVGSLTIPLLVVLDGEGKQVYKSDYYTATQLQKAVQKTFE; encoded by the coding sequence ATGCAGGTTGCATCATTTGATCGTCTTTTTGTATCTGCACAGGAACGGTTCGCAACGACCCTTGCTCTCTTATTGGTAACAAGAGAAAATCAGCGAGAGTCTCCCGCTGTCCTGCCAGGATTCAAGAACAGTATATATTCTGTAACTATGTTGGATAGCAAAAAAATATTCTCCTCCTTACTGCTCGCTCTAGTACTCCTGTTCATGCCCGGTCGGGATTGCAGATCGGTAGCCAAGGCCTCCTCGACGGAAAAAGCCGTCGAGGTACGGGCGACTTGGTCTGTTACTGCGACTCATCCCGGTGATCAGGCTATCCTTGCCGTTGTCTTGCAGGTGAAGAAAGGGTTTCATATCAATGCGGATGAACGGCAGATTATCCCGGTAGAAGATCTGAAGCTCTTTCCCACCAAGGTCACAGTGACTGGAGCAGGTAAGGGGCTTAAGATTGAAGCACCCATCTATCCTGCGGCTGTCTCTTTGAAAGTGCCGTATCTTGCTGACCAAGTGATGTCTTTTCAGGGGGAGACCGTTGTTTATCTCCCTGTCCGTTTGGAAGAGACTACACCAGCTGGTGAGCAGGCAGGTTTGAGCCTGCAGGTGCAGTATCAGCCCTGTTCAGAAGAGTATTGCCTGCTCCCGGAAAAAAGAGACATTGAGACAAGCATATCAGTTGTTACTGCAGATACTGTGGTTGAGAAGATCAATCAGGAGCTTTTTGCAGGCTATGAACCCGGACTTGTCCCAGAGGTCTCCGAGGAAATCTCCTTTGGCATGTTTGGTTGGGATTTTTCTGTTGATAGCTCTTCCTTTGGCGGGGTGGTCTTGTTGCTGATCATTGCCGCCTTTGGTGGTATGCTGCTCAACTTTACCCCCTGCGTGCTCCCCTTGATTCCTATCAAGATTATCAGCCTGTCCTATGCGGCCAAGAATCGGCGGCAGTGCATTCTGCTCGGGGTGTTTATGTCCTTGGGGGTCTTGGTGTTCTGGCTCGGCCTTGGTGCTCTGATCGCCTTGGTCAGTGGTTTCAGTGCCACGAATCAGCTGTTTCAGTACCCTCTTTTTACGATCACGGTAGGGCTGATTATCGCTATTATGGCCGGGGGGATGTTTGACTTTTTCTCTCTTCAGTTACCGTCTTTCGTCTATATGATTCATCCAGAGCAGGATACCTTGAAGGGCTCATTCGGGTTAGGGATCCTGGCTGCTGTCCTTTCCACCCCCTGTACCGCACCTTTTATGGGAGCGGCCGCTGCCTGGGCCGCCACCCAGCCACCCAGCTCTACCCTGGCCGTCTTTGCCTCCATAGGTATTGGTATGGCCTTACCCTATTTTCTCCTCTCTGTCTCCCCCCATTTGGTCAGTAAGATGCCGAAGACCGGACCTGCCAGCGTGCTGGTGAAACAGGTTATGGGGCTGTTCATGTTGGCTGCTGCTGCCTATTTTGTTGGAATCGGGGTGGAGGTTTTGCTGTCTTCCCCTGCGGATCCACCTGGGAAGCTTTACTGGTGGCCAGTTATGTTTTTTGGCTTTTGTGCAGGTGGCTGGACTGCCTGGCGAACCTGGCAGATTGCAGCCGAGCGGAAGATGAAATCTTTTTTTGCCGGGATCGGGGTGCTTATTATGCTGGCCTCTGTTTTTGGAGCATGTCGTCTGACCCGTACCGGCCCCATTGACTGGATCTCTTATACACCGCAGCGCCTTGAGCTGGCCCAGGAAGGACGTAAAACCGTTGTGATGCTCTTTACCGCAGAGTGGTGTCTGAACTGTAAAGTGCTGGAAAAGGGAGTCCTGAATACTCCCAGGATTATCGGCCTTCTCAGTGATGAACGGGTCTTGCCTATGAAGGTGGATATCACGGGCAATAACCCTGAGGGCAAGGCCAAGCTCAAGGAGGTGGGCAGCCTGACCATTCCCCTCCTGGTTGTCCTGGATGGAGAGGGTAAGCAGGTCTATAAGAGTGACTACTATACGGCCACCCAGCTCCAGAAGGCGGTGCAAAAGACTTTCGAGTAG